In Zhaonella formicivorans, one DNA window encodes the following:
- a CDS encoding (2Fe-2S)-binding protein, with product MQQIKLKINAKIYDVAVKKNWTLLYVIREVLNLTGSKCGCNTGDCGACKVLIDGEAVNSCTVLAIKAEEKEIVTIEGIAQGTSLHPIQEAFVEAGAVQCGFCTPGMIITAKALLDKNPNPTRQEIAEALDNNLCRCTGYIKIMDAIELAARRMRGEA from the coding sequence ATGCAACAAATAAAGCTTAAAATCAACGCTAAGATTTACGATGTGGCAGTTAAGAAAAACTGGACACTGCTCTATGTAATAAGAGAGGTGCTTAACCTGACCGGAAGCAAGTGTGGCTGCAATACCGGCGATTGTGGCGCATGCAAAGTTTTAATAGACGGGGAGGCGGTCAATTCCTGTACGGTATTGGCCATCAAGGCTGAAGAGAAAGAAATCGTTACCATAGAAGGGATAGCCCAAGGGACAAGTCTTCACCCTATTCAAGAGGCCTTTGTGGAAGCAGGTGCCGTTCAGTGCGGTTTTTGTACTCCCGGCATGATTATTACTGCCAAAGCGCTGCTGGACAAAAACCCCAACCCCACCAGGCAGGAAATTGCAGAAGCACTGGACAACAATCTTTGCCGCTGTACAGGCTATATCAAAATCATGGATGCCATTGAACTGGCAGCCCGCAGGATGAGAGGTGAAGCATAA
- a CDS encoding DUF192 domain-containing protein, which yields MLLNISKNAVIADRVIIADTFHKRLLGLMGKRELAKGYCLLLKPCNAIHTCFMRFPIDVLFLDKTGGVKYTIAGLKSFKRSPVVKEAYCVAELPAGSIEATGTEPGDLCVLKYD from the coding sequence TTGCTGCTCAATATTTCTAAAAATGCTGTCATAGCCGACCGGGTAATAATAGCTGATACTTTTCATAAGAGGTTGCTGGGGTTGATGGGAAAAAGGGAGTTGGCCAAAGGTTACTGCCTGCTGCTTAAACCATGCAATGCCATCCATACTTGTTTTATGCGCTTTCCCATCGATGTATTGTTTTTAGATAAAACAGGGGGCGTTAAGTATACCATTGCCGGGCTAAAAAGCTTTAAAAGGAGTCCCGTCGTCAAAGAAGCTTACTGCGTTGCAGAATTGCCTGCCGGCAGCATTGAAGCTACAGGCACCGAACCCGGTGATTTGTGCGTTTTAAAGTACGATTAA
- a CDS encoding type II secretion system F family protein — MFYIIIVSSACLTFVVTILFYQFANQRKLYIKERLRNLTTVGEPQDAISAELSVPFSQRILRPLFGQLAQKIARLMPFRQSGLERQLVLAGQPGNFTVQEFVGLQVCIAFGFMAAGYLLAVLSGMRANIILPISCGLAGFYLPKLYLRKIIVTRSSVIEKELPEVLDLLTVCVEAGLGFDAALAKVVEKSSTTLAGEFKRVLQEIKIGKPRREALKDLAKRLEVDDLSNFIGAVVQADQLGVSMCNMLRLQSQSIRQKRRQRIEEQAMKAPVKMLLPLVLFIFPCIFIVLLGPAVLQFIAAMGGR; from the coding sequence ATGTTTTATATAATCATTGTTTCCAGCGCATGTTTGACCTTCGTTGTTACCATCTTATTCTACCAGTTTGCAAACCAGCGGAAGCTTTATATTAAAGAGCGTCTCCGCAATTTAACAACAGTCGGTGAGCCACAAGATGCCATCAGCGCTGAACTGAGTGTTCCCTTCAGCCAGCGGATCCTTCGCCCTTTGTTTGGGCAACTGGCCCAAAAGATTGCGCGGCTCATGCCTTTTAGGCAGTCAGGGTTGGAGCGGCAGTTGGTGTTGGCGGGACAACCGGGCAATTTCACGGTCCAGGAGTTTGTAGGTCTGCAGGTATGCATTGCTTTTGGTTTCATGGCTGCAGGATATTTGCTGGCAGTTTTGAGCGGGATGAGGGCCAACATTATTCTGCCTATTAGCTGTGGCTTGGCCGGCTTTTACTTGCCAAAACTCTATCTGCGCAAAATAATTGTCACCCGCAGCAGCGTTATTGAAAAAGAGTTGCCCGAGGTATTGGACCTGTTGACAGTGTGCGTGGAAGCAGGCCTTGGGTTTGACGCGGCTCTGGCCAAGGTAGTGGAAAAAAGCTCTACGACTCTGGCGGGAGAATTTAAAAGGGTGCTGCAGGAAATTAAGATCGGCAAGCCCCGGAGGGAGGCACTCAAGGATCTGGCCAAAAGGCTGGAGGTAGATGACTTGTCAAATTTTATCGGCGCCGTAGTCCAGGCTGATCAGTTGGGAGTCAGCATGTGCAATATGTTGCGGCTGCAGTCCCAGTCTATCAGGCAAAAGCGCCGCCAGCGCATTGAAGAACAGGCCATGAAGGCCCCGGTCAAGATGCTCTTGCCTTTGGTGTTGTTTATTTTTCCCTGCATCTTTATAGTGCTTTTAGGCCCCGCAGTATTGCAATTCATTGCCGCAATGGGGGGGAGATAA
- a CDS encoding type II secretion system F family protein has protein sequence MSKLVVVALVFCWTLCLIFLLQQYFSREQRVVAERLQNYLKNLDERPQRKAVLSWKAVFGLFGHLFAPKTYLSRISQELLKAGVMMRGEEFFTAVVLVISLLAIAGFIFTGDPVVSLLFAAVGLFWPKLMLGSLKAKRIKQLNYQLGDALLIMANSLRAGFGFLQAMDLVSKEMPAPIAAEFSRTLREIQLGSAVDAALLSMAERVGSEDLDLVVTAVLIQRQVGGNLAEVLDNISHTIRERIRIKGEIKTLTAQGKISGVVIGLLPVFLLFVLFLLNRDYVLVLFTNPLGLVLMGGGILSQAIGFSLIRKIVNIEV, from the coding sequence GTGAGCAAACTGGTTGTCGTCGCGTTGGTTTTTTGCTGGACGTTATGTCTTATCTTTCTTTTGCAACAATACTTTAGTCGGGAACAACGTGTAGTGGCTGAGCGACTGCAAAATTACCTTAAAAACCTCGACGAAAGGCCGCAACGAAAAGCGGTATTGAGCTGGAAAGCAGTCTTTGGCCTGTTTGGACATCTTTTTGCTCCAAAAACTTATTTGTCCAGAATAAGTCAAGAACTGCTGAAAGCGGGAGTAATGATGCGTGGGGAGGAATTTTTTACAGCTGTTGTTTTAGTAATTTCACTTCTTGCCATCGCTGGCTTTATATTTACGGGCGATCCGGTAGTCAGCCTGCTTTTTGCCGCTGTAGGTCTCTTTTGGCCTAAGCTGATGCTGGGGAGTCTCAAAGCCAAACGCATTAAGCAGTTGAATTACCAGCTGGGGGACGCACTGCTCATTATGGCCAATTCTTTAAGGGCCGGTTTCGGGTTTCTACAGGCCATGGACTTGGTGAGCAAGGAAATGCCGGCGCCAATCGCTGCTGAGTTCAGCAGAACCTTACGGGAAATTCAACTGGGTTCCGCAGTGGATGCAGCGCTTTTGTCTATGGCTGAGCGGGTAGGCAGTGAAGACCTGGATTTGGTTGTCACCGCAGTTTTGATCCAGCGGCAAGTAGGGGGCAACCTGGCTGAGGTGCTGGACAATATTTCACATACCATTCGGGAAAGGATTAGAATCAAGGGGGAAATAAAAACCCTTACCGCACAAGGGAAAATATCGGGTGTAGTTATTGGGCTGCTGCCGGTATTTTTACTGTTTGTTTTGTTTTTGCTCAACCGTGATTACGTTTTGGTGCTGTTTACTAATCCCCTGGGGTTAGTGCTTATGGGCGGCGGAATATTGTCCCAAGCAATAGGGTTTTCATTGATTAGAAAAATTGTCAATATTGAAGTTTAA
- a CDS encoding CpaF family protein — MSLLERLKQHEAVEAEEKEAGKSKKDPYWDIKIRLHQKLIEEIEKLPEENKIEATRAEDQEKIRSMINQILERETPAISRMEKVRLAAELYDEVVGLGPITALLRDPQVSEIMVNGADQVYVEKNGRLEKTAIRFRDDEHVLHIIEKIVAPLGRRIDESMPMVDARLPDGSRVNAIIPPVALNGPTITIRKFSQDPFTIEDLIRFGSLSVEMAKFLEACVKARLNIVVSGGTGSGKTTFLNCLSSFIPPDERIITIEDAAELQLRQPHVVSLETRPPNIEGRGAISIRDLVRNSLRMRPNRIIVGEVRGGEALDMLQAMNTGHDGSLTTGHANSPRDMLARLETMVLMAGMDLPVRAIREQIAGAIDLIVQQSRMRDGSRKVTHLTEVLGLEGDTIVTQDIFVYEQEGVDDYGRVKGVHRATGIRPKFSDQLKGAGVVLPENIFSPFMGFGSANPRFGGKNL, encoded by the coding sequence ATGTCCCTTTTAGAAAGACTGAAGCAGCATGAAGCTGTAGAGGCGGAAGAAAAGGAAGCGGGGAAAAGCAAAAAAGATCCCTACTGGGATATAAAAATCAGGCTGCACCAGAAACTGATCGAAGAAATCGAAAAGCTTCCGGAAGAAAATAAAATTGAGGCCACTCGGGCAGAAGACCAGGAAAAAATCCGCAGCATGATTAACCAAATTCTGGAGCGGGAAACGCCTGCCATTTCCCGGATGGAAAAAGTACGACTGGCTGCTGAGCTTTATGATGAGGTTGTGGGCTTGGGACCAATTACCGCGCTGCTCCGGGATCCGCAAGTTTCTGAAATTATGGTTAACGGTGCCGATCAGGTGTATGTGGAGAAAAATGGCCGGCTGGAGAAGACCGCTATCCGCTTTCGGGATGACGAGCATGTGCTCCATATTATTGAAAAAATAGTTGCCCCTTTAGGCCGCAGGATTGATGAAAGCATGCCCATGGTAGATGCCCGCCTGCCTGACGGGTCGAGGGTTAACGCCATCATTCCTCCGGTAGCCTTGAACGGGCCAACCATTACTATTCGGAAATTTTCACAGGATCCTTTTACCATTGAGGATTTAATCCGCTTTGGCAGCCTGTCGGTGGAAATGGCCAAATTCCTGGAAGCGTGTGTTAAAGCGCGTTTGAATATTGTGGTCTCCGGGGGTACAGGTTCGGGAAAAACCACCTTTCTCAATTGTCTTTCCTCCTTTATTCCCCCTGATGAACGAATTATAACCATTGAGGATGCTGCTGAACTGCAGCTTCGCCAGCCCCACGTTGTTTCCTTGGAGACCAGGCCTCCCAATATTGAAGGCAGAGGAGCTATTTCCATCCGCGACCTGGTGCGTAACTCCCTGCGGATGCGTCCCAACCGGATTATTGTGGGGGAAGTGCGGGGCGGAGAAGCACTTGATATGCTGCAGGCCATGAATACAGGACATGACGGCTCTCTTACCACCGGCCATGCCAACTCACCCCGGGATATGCTGGCCAGGTTGGAGACCATGGTCCTAATGGCGGGAATGGATTTGCCGGTTCGCGCTATTAGGGAGCAAATAGCCGGCGCTATTGACCTCATCGTACAGCAAAGCAGGATGCGGGATGGCAGCCGAAAGGTTACTCACTTAACAGAGGTGCTGGGGTTAGAGGGGGACACTATTGTTACCCAGGATATTTTTGTCTATGAGCAGGAGGGAGTGGATGATTACGGCAGGGTAAAAGGAGTACATAGGGCTACCGGAATACGGCCAAAATTCAGCGATCAACTTAAAGGAGCGGGTGTAGTGCTTCCTGAAAATATCTTCTCCCCCTTTATGGGCTTTGGAAGCGCCAACCCCCGGTTTGGAGGCAAGAACTTGTGA
- a CDS encoding response regulator — translation MPIKVMIVDDIKETRDNVRRLLALDEEIVVVGEAENGEEALNKVDKIKPHIILMDINMPVLDGLSATEQISTQYPDVSVIMMTVQGEFEYIKRAMTAGARDYICKPFSSEDLLNSVKKIYQLEYRKKNVSDEHHGTKSQPQTVVVFGTKGGVGKTTVATNLAVSLHQVSGKKVVLLDLDLQFGDVSAMLNIFPKQTLAQLVQENELIDADLVQSYVLPHPATGLSVLSAPARPQYADLIDNRHVEQIIKALQKTYEYVVIDTPAAFDENVLSALDLASQIHLVLTMDLPAIKNAKLCLEVLEGLGLKEKVRIILNNSCSDYGLRAEDVERTLGLPILCQLPPSDKVVITAVNRGTPFVVTNPTAKISENIEQLARMVVKKAKTAAAQNKKPGLLASMFSL, via the coding sequence ATGCCAATCAAGGTGATGATTGTTGACGATATCAAGGAAACCAGGGATAACGTCCGCCGGTTGTTGGCATTGGATGAGGAAATAGTAGTAGTCGGTGAAGCGGAAAACGGCGAAGAAGCCCTTAATAAGGTAGACAAAATTAAACCTCATATCATCCTGATGGACATAAATATGCCGGTGCTGGATGGCCTTAGCGCAACAGAACAAATCTCTACCCAATATCCCGATGTAAGCGTCATTATGATGACTGTGCAAGGCGAATTTGAGTACATAAAAAGGGCCATGACTGCAGGCGCCAGGGATTATATTTGCAAGCCCTTTTCCAGCGAAGATCTTTTAAACAGCGTAAAAAAAATCTATCAGCTGGAATACCGGAAGAAAAACGTCTCGGACGAGCATCATGGGACAAAGAGCCAGCCTCAGACTGTAGTAGTATTCGGAACAAAAGGCGGCGTAGGCAAGACCACGGTTGCAACCAATTTAGCGGTCAGTTTGCATCAGGTCAGCGGGAAAAAAGTTGTCCTCCTGGATTTGGACCTGCAGTTCGGGGATGTATCGGCCATGCTCAATATCTTTCCCAAGCAGACGTTGGCCCAACTTGTCCAGGAAAATGAACTGATAGATGCCGACTTGGTACAAAGCTACGTTTTGCCTCACCCTGCTACGGGCCTAAGCGTGCTGTCGGCGCCGGCCAGGCCCCAGTATGCTGATTTAATTGACAATCGGCATGTGGAACAAATAATTAAAGCTCTGCAAAAAACTTATGAGTACGTGGTAATAGATACCCCCGCTGCCTTTGACGAAAACGTTTTGTCAGCTCTGGACCTGGCAAGCCAGATCCACCTGGTCCTGACCATGGATTTACCGGCAATCAAAAATGCCAAGCTGTGCCTGGAAGTGCTGGAGGGGCTGGGGCTTAAAGAGAAGGTGCGCATTATATTAAACAACTCATGCTCAGATTACGGTTTGCGGGCGGAGGATGTGGAACGGACCTTGGGACTGCCAATCTTATGCCAGCTGCCTCCCAGCGATAAAGTGGTGATTACCGCGGTAAACCGGGGCACGCCTTTTGTGGTAACTAACCCGACTGCCAAAATATCGGAAAACATCGAACAGCTGGCCAGAATGGTGGTAAAGAAAGCAAAGACAGCAGCTGCCCAAAATAAAAAGCCGGGACTTTTGGCCAGTATGTTCAGCCTGTAG
- the cpaB gene encoding Flp pilus assembly protein CpaB, whose amino-acid sequence MSKKLFVLAVILSILVAGSVYLYLDHLQKTLDPRVYKEVVVAKENIPANTRVTLSMLEKKRLPSEYRHEEAVEDTSVVIGKITEVPIYKGEQVLKSRLVGTDSNRGGLSYRVPVGYRAVAVQVNEVSGVGYNLRPGDKVDVLATMDFKVGGQEITQTSIILQNIQVLALGRNLEKSGSSEKDIKTVTLAVGPLEARPLVLASERGSIRLLLRSPVDEKRESIPAMRVEDLLERR is encoded by the coding sequence GTGAGCAAAAAGTTATTTGTCCTAGCAGTTATTTTAAGTATCCTAGTCGCCGGAAGCGTTTATCTCTACCTGGATCATTTGCAGAAGACTTTGGACCCGAGGGTTTACAAAGAAGTAGTAGTTGCTAAGGAAAATATCCCGGCCAATACGCGGGTTACGTTAAGCATGCTGGAAAAGAAAAGGCTGCCCAGCGAATACAGGCACGAGGAAGCAGTGGAGGACACCAGCGTAGTCATAGGAAAAATTACTGAGGTACCCATTTATAAAGGGGAACAGGTGCTTAAATCCAGACTGGTGGGAACAGACAGTAACAGGGGAGGCTTATCCTACCGGGTACCTGTCGGTTACCGTGCGGTAGCCGTTCAGGTCAATGAAGTATCAGGGGTTGGCTATAATCTCCGCCCGGGAGACAAAGTCGATGTGTTGGCCACCATGGACTTTAAGGTGGGAGGGCAAGAAATAACCCAAACCAGCATTATTTTGCAGAACATTCAAGTATTGGCTTTGGGGCGCAACCTGGAGAAAAGCGGCAGCAGTGAAAAGGACATTAAAACTGTTACATTGGCAGTGGGGCCCTTGGAAGCCCGGCCTTTGGTGTTGGCCTCGGAGCGGGGAAGCATCAGGCTGCTTTTAAGGTCACCGGTAGACGAAAAAAGGGAATCAATTCCTGCCATGCGCGTGGAAGATTTGTTAGAAAGAAGGTAG
- a CDS encoding pilus assembly protein TadG-related protein: MFWQGEKGSTLIIVAIGLTVFFGFAALVVDAGMLYTTRLRLANLADAAALAGAQELPYHDELAEEVTLEYATLNGALPDEVAVEVDTVLNTVRVTVSRKTQLTFARFLGHEQVKVTASATAQSQAISSVKGVIPLAVENADFEFGRLYTLKTGAPPTIGSGEFGALSLGGNGASRYEKNLREGYQGVLKVGDVVDTETGNMSGPTFRAIKYRINQDPSSSINDFERGSPRLVIVPVYEPASVDSKNQIKRVKIMGFAAFFLQDETGVGNDSYVKGYFVESTTVGDSSPDQAYFGLNGVRLIR; encoded by the coding sequence ATGTTTTGGCAGGGGGAAAAAGGCAGCACTTTAATAATAGTGGCTATTGGCCTGACCGTATTCTTTGGATTTGCTGCTTTGGTTGTGGATGCAGGAATGCTCTACACTACCCGGCTCCGACTTGCCAATTTGGCTGATGCTGCGGCGCTGGCGGGAGCGCAGGAATTGCCCTACCATGACGAACTGGCGGAAGAAGTAACGCTGGAGTATGCAACTCTCAACGGGGCCTTGCCGGACGAGGTGGCTGTAGAAGTAGACACAGTTTTGAATACGGTGCGGGTTACAGTTAGCCGGAAAACACAGCTCACTTTTGCCAGGTTTTTAGGTCATGAACAAGTGAAAGTCACAGCCTCGGCAACAGCCCAATCTCAAGCGATTAGCAGCGTCAAGGGAGTAATACCCCTGGCGGTGGAAAATGCCGATTTTGAATTTGGCCGGCTGTACACATTAAAGACCGGAGCTCCTCCTACGATAGGCTCAGGTGAGTTCGGAGCTCTTTCCCTGGGAGGAAATGGCGCAAGCAGGTATGAAAAGAATTTGCGGGAAGGGTATCAGGGAGTACTTAAAGTTGGTGACGTGGTTGACACTGAAACGGGAAACATGTCAGGGCCTACTTTCAGGGCCATCAAATACCGGATTAATCAGGATCCGTCCAGTTCAATCAACGATTTCGAGCGCGGATCCCCTCGGCTGGTAATAGTGCCTGTTTACGAGCCGGCCAGTGTTGACTCTAAAAACCAGATAAAAAGAGTCAAGATTATGGGTTTTGCTGCCTTCTTTTTACAGGACGAAACGGGAGTTGGAAACGATTCTTATGTGAAAGGTTATTTTGTGGAGTCAACTACTGTTGGCGACAGTTCGCCGGATCAGGCCTATTTCGGTTTAAACGGAGTGCGACTCATCCGGTAG
- a CDS encoding TadE/TadG family type IV pilus assembly protein, whose product MFLKEEKGQALVELALILPVLLLLVFGIVEFGRVYGAYLTVNHAAREGARAAAVGFNDIDTEEVVLNASSSLAAENVKITIAPSTRVRGEEVRVRVSYPVELYAPFIKQILPNPLTVEGEVVMRVE is encoded by the coding sequence TTGTTTCTAAAAGAGGAAAAAGGCCAGGCTCTTGTAGAATTGGCTTTGATTTTACCGGTCCTGTTGCTCCTGGTTTTTGGAATTGTGGAGTTTGGCCGGGTATACGGCGCATATTTGACAGTAAACCATGCGGCCAGGGAAGGGGCACGGGCTGCGGCAGTAGGTTTCAACGATATCGATACCGAAGAGGTTGTCTTGAATGCTTCTTCCAGTTTAGCAGCGGAAAATGTGAAAATTACTATCGCTCCAAGCACCAGGGTCAGGGGGGAAGAGGTAAGAGTTAGAGTATCTTACCCGGTGGAACTGTACGCACCTTTTATTAAACAAATATTGCCCAATCCCCTTACTGTAGAGGGCGAAGTTGTAATGCGGGTCGAGTAG
- a CDS encoding A24 family peptidase, translated as MDVIVLLAVGISFFTDVTRRKIYNWVTLSAMSLGLTLHFIDNGMSGLKTSFGGLLTGLGILFIPFLLNGISAGDVKLLAAIGALKGAEFVLQTALFAAIFGGIYIFIYLLQKGKLGETTKRLWQVLKLVAITGGKQRYGWLPPIREGMTTVVPYGTAIFAGTVLTLLVR; from the coding sequence ATGGATGTAATTGTATTGCTGGCAGTTGGAATCAGCTTTTTTACGGACGTTACCCGCAGAAAGATTTATAACTGGGTTACATTGAGTGCCATGTCTCTGGGTTTGACGCTGCATTTTATAGATAACGGAATGAGTGGTCTTAAAACTTCTTTTGGGGGATTGCTTACGGGATTGGGTATTTTATTTATTCCTTTCCTGTTAAACGGGATAAGCGCGGGGGATGTGAAACTTTTAGCAGCTATAGGTGCATTAAAAGGTGCTGAGTTTGTGCTGCAAACGGCTCTTTTTGCCGCAATTTTTGGGGGTATCTATATATTTATTTATTTGTTGCAAAAGGGTAAGCTGGGTGAAACCACTAAACGCCTTTGGCAGGTCTTGAAGCTGGTAGCTATAACGGGAGGCAAGCAGAGGTACGGATGGCTGCCACCTATAAGAGAGGGGATGACCACAGTCGTTCCTTACGGCACAGCTATTTTTGCCGGTACGGTGCTCACTTTGTTGGTGAGGTGA
- a CDS encoding Flp family type IVb pilin, with translation MLNLLKRLWKEEEGQAMTEYGLILGVIAIAVIAALFLMRPQLVAIYDSITASLTQASTP, from the coding sequence ATGTTGAATTTGCTAAAAAGACTTTGGAAGGAAGAAGAAGGACAAGCTATGACAGAGTACGGACTGATTTTGGGAGTTATTGCAATAGCCGTAATAGCAGCTCTGTTCCTAATGAGACCGCAGTTAGTGGCAATTTATGATTCAATAACTGCGAGTCTTACACAAGCATCGACGCCTTAA